In a single window of the Acidobacteriota bacterium genome:
- the menC gene encoding o-succinylbenzoate synthase, translating into MKIRSIELTEISLPLVHFFETSFGRTYERRIILVRVEDAGGATGWGEITCGETPGYSDEWTDSAWVTAEKILAPMVVGKEVDSAADVWGLMKWVRGHRMAKSGIETACWDLEAKKLGVPLWRHLGGVNQVIECGVSIGIQDSIAQLLDKIRVELEAGYKRIKIKISPSWDYDVIKAVRAEFGDILLMGDANSAYTLDDIDKLKSLDEFDLMMLEQPLPHDDIIDHAKLQAAIKTPICLDEPIKSPETARKAIELKSGKIINLKNGRVGGHTQSKLVEQICRESGMPVWCGGMLESGIGRAHNIAISTLAGYTMPGDVSASKRYWHEDIIEPAVEVSSDGTITAPESAGIGFEVKRDRIEKAAVNRKTIE; encoded by the coding sequence TTGAAGATTCGCTCGATAGAACTGACTGAGATCAGCCTGCCGCTCGTACATTTTTTTGAGACGAGTTTTGGCCGCACTTACGAACGCCGCATCATTCTAGTGCGGGTCGAGGACGCCGGCGGCGCGACCGGTTGGGGCGAGATAACCTGCGGCGAAACGCCCGGCTATTCCGACGAATGGACCGATTCGGCTTGGGTGACGGCGGAGAAAATTTTGGCACCGATGGTCGTCGGAAAGGAGGTCGATTCTGCTGCTGACGTCTGGGGCCTGATGAAATGGGTCCGCGGCCACCGCATGGCAAAATCGGGCATCGAAACGGCGTGTTGGGACCTTGAGGCGAAGAAACTAGGCGTTCCGCTGTGGCGACACCTCGGCGGTGTGAATCAGGTGATCGAATGCGGCGTTTCGATCGGTATTCAGGATTCGATCGCGCAGCTTTTGGACAAGATCCGCGTCGAGCTCGAGGCCGGCTACAAACGCATCAAGATCAAGATATCGCCGTCGTGGGACTACGACGTGATCAAAGCTGTGCGTGCGGAATTTGGCGACATCCTGTTGATGGGCGATGCGAACTCCGCATACACGCTCGATGATATCGACAAGCTAAAGAGCCTAGACGAATTCGACCTGATGATGCTCGAACAGCCGCTCCCGCACGACGACATCATCGACCACGCCAAACTCCAAGCCGCCATAAAAACCCCGATCTGCCTCGACGAGCCGATCAAATCTCCCGAGACGGCGCGCAAAGCCATCGAGCTAAAATCAGGCAAAATAATCAACCTAAAAAACGGCCGCGTCGGCGGACACACGCAATCGAAACTCGTCGAACAGATCTGCCGCGAATCGGGAATGCCCGTCTGGTGCGGCGGCATGCTCGAGAGCGGCATCGGCCGCGCCCACAATATCGCCATCTCCACGCTTGCCGGCTACACCATGCCCGGCGACGTCTCCGCCTCAAAACGCTATTGGCACGAAGACATCATCGAACCCGCCGTCGAGGTAAGTTCAGATGGCACCATAACCGCGCCGGAATCGGCGGGCATCGGGTTTGAGGTGAAACGAGATCGCATTGAAAAGGCGGCCGTTAACAGAAAAACCATAGAATAA
- a CDS encoding type II toxin-antitoxin system ParD family antitoxin, translated as MTTMNISLPESLKSFVDSQVSDGDYGSSSEYVRELLRKEKDRVRLRELILDGMESELLDEPMDAAYFEKLRSRIAEKR; from the coding sequence ATGACGACGATGAATATCTCATTGCCCGAGTCGCTGAAATCCTTTGTCGATTCGCAGGTTTCTGACGGCGATTACGGCAGCAGCAGCGAGTACGTACGGGAATTGCTCCGCAAGGAAAAAGACCGCGTGCGGCTTCGGGAATTGATTCTCGACGGGATGGAATCTGAGTTGCTCGACGAACCGATGGATGCCGCCTATTTTGAGAAGCTGAGAAGCCGAATCGCGGAGAAAAGATAG
- a CDS encoding type II toxin-antitoxin system RelE/ParE family toxin, with translation MIHKPVVRRRRADDDIEAAIAYYLSEAGVEIATNFADQLELTTRQIAGQPGTGSPRYGLLVQISELRHWPVVGFPYLIFYIEKENRIELARVLHESMDIPSWLEETE, from the coding sequence GTGATCCATAAACCGGTCGTTCGCCGACGTCGAGCTGATGACGATATCGAGGCCGCCATCGCATATTATTTGAGCGAGGCTGGTGTCGAGATCGCGACGAATTTCGCCGATCAACTGGAGTTGACCACTCGCCAGATCGCCGGCCAGCCGGGTACCGGTTCTCCCCGTTATGGTCTTTTGGTTCAGATTTCTGAATTGAGGCACTGGCCCGTTGTCGGGTTCCCGTACCTGATCTTCTACATCGAAAAGGAAAACCGCATCGAGTTGGCACGCGTTCTCCACGAAAGTATGGACATTCCATCGTGGCTGGAGGAAACCGAGTAA